Genomic window (Hippoglossus stenolepis isolate QCI-W04-F060 chromosome 11, HSTE1.2, whole genome shotgun sequence):
tactgtctacctgacaggatggaacccttatttggcggtgtctcactgctatgaccttgatcaacagggtgcatgcccttatttggtgatgtttttcttccaactgctacagcggacggacagacacagatgatctcatgtctttcatgtctttttttcatattatgttctatgtaacgcctctttgtataagttctggcttttgtgaacttgcggccagttccattttgagcacccgtgcttgttgtgtaacctctgcagagtttactattataaagaatcaaaggcaactccagtctgagaatttcattatttcaaatctcaagatgaatttccatcacaccaGTATTGGTGCACGTACAATAAAGTTCTTACTTCACccaagtgtttaaaaaaatgttggggattataaatgttttagttaaatCAACATCctgaaatttacaaaacatacgtaaaaaatactaatatgatGACGAGGAAGGTTTAACAGaccaaaaataacattttaacacagtatatctctctctctctctctctctctctctcgctctctctctctctctctctctctctctcactatcaCTCAAAAGTCCCGgtgctcttctcttgtctcagtgtttaacttcatgtgatggtttgtttctggtgattgttgtttcatttagctttttgttgaattatgcatttattaagttaaataaaagttgtgtcttttctacaaGTAAAGCCGTCTCTTGCCTCGTGACatcaacgaacctgtgctgttgctgttgcacctttcctggaggtgaaagtcgccaggtggcgctgttgccATACCTCATTTCCCCGCTTCCCTCACgcgacacatgaaaaacaaaccaagatgttccacacaatccaccaagcagtctgtcctggtgctgaaacatctcccctgaaaccagcagtcagttcctcacattatcagaacttgaacaagatcaaagtgtttactgacagacctcgatatgttctcttgttaggagacaatcattgttattcatctattgtcatgttttggttcTGTGGATGACACTCTATTAGGCCACGCCCACAGAcaccctgactgctgctgggctgattgAGGTCTAAACTAGGATCCACTTCCTCGCAcggcacatttgacagaatgcatcccatcattcttctctttgtcatttctctgcttcacgcATATGAAGCCCGAGGtaaacactacatttttatcacatttattcttcaaatatagttttattgctctgttcttgttgcactatgtgactgtttcagcaatGTACCTTGTTTCGAATTTTGTTGTTcataattgtttatttcattattctataaatattaaaattataactatattcaaattatgactTGTTGATTGACGattcactcagtaaaacttcCTTCCATATATCTGTGGTGTTTCAAGTTGAGTTCTACGCTTGaattcattataaaatatataatgattgacaacagacgtggagaaactttattcaaagcttgtaaaaccaacaaaactgaatattaatgtaatgtcctgtggcagcgactcagagaacagaacagattgaTTAGGAAACTTTACCTTTTATCGACAAAGCTAGATATTAAAACAGGGCTCGgtgacaggaagagaacgtAGAGTGATGCTTCCTGTAACATGTCAGTGTCTATTTCTGTACGTCCACTGGACATTTTCCCTGTGAGAAATGAGCTGTTGAAGAAAGTCTACCATTGCagagtcacttcctctttcacacgTTTTGTTTAAGTTCCAGAAACTGTTGTGTGATGGACTCGTTTATCACCTTTTCACAGAAGCTTGATTATAAATTCAAAGTGCTAACTTTGGTTATAAGTGTAACGTTCACATCACTCCCCACATTCATCAGGTTCCACTGAAGACAAGTAGTCAAGGGTCAATACTGTGACTCAAACCACATGTACACGTACGAGCTCGTCAGGAAACtaaacttctctcttttcattctctactgaataacattttaattaatcaaacaAATCTATGTTGCTAGAACTGATATGTTACAaatcaataactaataataacatcacagcaggatcattatttattaaatgccAATAGTTTTGCTCACTGTGTGCAATTAGgtctgagaaagaaaagcaacgaTTACAAGCTTTTATTtagctcataataataattctgccCTTATGAGGATGAATATATTTCAGAAGACACATagtatctcaccatgttaaagaacgtGAAAGAAAATTCTCGCATCCACAGAATCCATGTCAAAATTTAAAGGAAATCCGTTTAGTGGCTTTTAAAAAATCCTGCTGACGGGCAAGGCAGggcacttttatttacaatttacaagccaaataaaagaataaaaagagtaaaataaaagaggtaaaagacataaaaaggataaatctgtaTGAAAACATAGAATTAAGttcaatgagaaaaacaaaacaaataaaatagatttgtagacactagaatgtcaatttacctccgccgaggtccagaagttcttaaattcagtcaagctgcactaaagtaatcagaagtctcagtccccctcaatatgtctgatttcattccctgggaaatcatggaaaatataaaaatcagccccgtctcacaaaataaatcctgaatcttcctgaaatgtaactttcttggcccatgtcccatccttccaccaagtcttgtggaaatccagtttctaagtaaacctgctgatcattaaaccaaccaaccaacagacaggggcaaacacaacctgctgggccgaggtagttttgtctcatgagtctctgtttaatgagtagaagtaaaatggacaaaaaactacagtttaaatcaaagtcttttctttctaataaagtgatgctgtgttgtttctacaggctccgacactgtgactcctgtatttgtgcagaagggGAAGGATCTGCTTCTCAACGTCACGGCTCCTGTTAAAATAGTTAAACGGAGTGAATTTAGATGGAGatttaatgattcaaacatatttcgattatttgatgataatgacacaaacacaattggCCCCTATCATGGAAGAATCAAGATTTTTCTCCAAAatcactctttgcttttgaagaatgtgcaacaagacgacagtggacgttacactgcaggtgttttcgTGATCAAAAACACTTATGTGGGTAAATACAGCGTCACAGTTCAAGGtaggtttcttcagattttaaatatcgacACACAGTAGCTGCCCAACTTCTAAACCCATTAAAGCCTGTGTCCCTCCccctcagatccagtgtctcCGGTTAATGGGACAGTGGACTTACTCTCCTCGAGCTCCGACTCctgtaacctcacagtgacctgcagcacacaggactcccatcacatcaacagcacttttagatgtgaggccaacacctgcagccaggaggagggaggagagaggtcaaaggtcacgacCTCCGGCACCTCCCTCCGTGTCTACCTGTCCAAAGGCTTCTCAGTTatctgtaaccatagcaaccaggtcaGCTCGGACGAGCACACAACAATGATTCGggacttttgtttctcaaatcctggtaagtgaccgacaacacaagcagctgataactttgttttatagaaggttgtgttccaacttaagttcattttgaaatattaaatctttcccaacatttaaagactagATAAAGACTTTCTCCTTCAATTGGTTCAAAATGCTACTGCTTGGATTATATCTAC
Coding sequences:
- the LOC124851145 gene encoding uncharacterized protein LOC124851145 isoform X2 produces the protein MHPIILLFVISLLHAYEARGSDTVTPVFVQKGKDLLLNVTAPVKIVKRSEFRWRFNDSNIFRLFDDNDTNTIGPYHGRIKIFLQNHSLLLKNVQQDDSGRYTAGVFVIKNTYVGKYSVTVQDPVSPVNGTVDLLSSSSDSCNLTVTCSTQDSHHINSTFRCEANTCSQEEGGERSKVTTSGTSLRVYLSKGFSVICNHSNQVSSDEHTTMIRDFCFSNPDEREEMKNTVYETVQVKSVNPLMDQNPTDDAAAPSPSSIYSVIELRSMKSTEAGDTTQPESLYAQVDKSALA